From a single Cytophagales bacterium WSM2-2 genomic region:
- a CDS encoding DEAD/DEAH box helicase — MGEMQWSDFKLNKQLFQAIDEAGFAAPTEIQQKCIPLILGGQQVIGIAQTGTGKTAAYVLPLLMKVRYAQGTDPRALILVPTKELAVQIHAHALQLSKYTDIRLVALYGGVGPKTQIEEIKKGVDIIISTPGRFMEIYLRNELASKQIKTLVLDEADRMMDMGFMPQLRKIFEVLTPKRQNLLFSATFHEKVERMSQEFLEFPVKIEVTPQATTASQVEQEVYHIPNVRTKINFLEHLLTSSDEYNRVMIFARTKESADNVFKFLERKKLGPVRVIHSNKGQNTRINAMNEFKQGQLRILVATDVAARGIDVEKVSHVINFDVPVFYVDYVHRIGRTGRAFQEGKAITFATKPELYHIAKIEKLIREKIPVKKIPSSIVIEETSFEEAQEMAREIDRQKKREDPEYQGAFHDRKKS; from the coding sequence ATGGGCGAGATGCAGTGGTCAGATTTTAAATTGAACAAACAACTTTTTCAGGCCATCGATGAAGCTGGCTTTGCTGCCCCAACGGAAATCCAGCAGAAATGTATTCCGTTAATCCTTGGTGGTCAGCAAGTGATTGGGATTGCCCAAACCGGCACGGGAAAAACGGCTGCTTACGTACTTCCCCTGTTAATGAAAGTGAGATATGCGCAGGGAACAGACCCCCGGGCTTTGATTCTGGTTCCAACGAAAGAACTGGCTGTACAGATTCATGCTCATGCCTTGCAGCTTTCCAAGTATACCGACATCCGGTTAGTAGCTTTGTATGGAGGTGTAGGCCCCAAAACACAAATAGAAGAGATCAAGAAAGGAGTGGATATTATTATTTCAACTCCAGGCCGCTTTATGGAGATCTATTTGCGAAATGAATTGGCTTCGAAACAAATCAAGACCCTTGTGCTTGATGAAGCCGATCGAATGATGGACATGGGTTTTATGCCTCAACTGCGGAAAATTTTTGAAGTACTTACACCTAAAAGGCAGAACTTACTTTTCTCAGCGACTTTTCACGAAAAAGTGGAGCGAATGTCGCAGGAGTTTCTTGAGTTTCCGGTAAAAATCGAGGTGACTCCGCAGGCAACAACAGCCTCACAGGTGGAACAAGAAGTTTATCATATCCCGAATGTGCGCACTAAAATTAATTTCCTTGAGCACTTGCTGACGAGTTCTGATGAATACAACAGGGTAATGATTTTTGCACGCACAAAAGAGTCGGCTGACAATGTTTTCAAATTCCTTGAGAGAAAAAAATTAGGCCCCGTCCGGGTGATTCATTCCAACAAAGGCCAGAACACCCGAATCAATGCGATGAATGAATTCAAACAGGGACAGCTTAGAATTTTGGTTGCCACAGATGTGGCTGCCCGCGGTATTGATGTTGAGAAAGTTTCGCACGTCATCAACTTTGACGTCCCGGTTTTTTACGTAGACTATGTGCATCGTATTGGCCGCACAGGCAGAGCATTCCAGGAAGGCAAGGCGATTACGTTTGCCACAAAGCCCGAACTATATCATATCGCGAAAATTGAAAAGTTGATTCGTGAAAAAATTCCAGTGAAAAAGATTCCGTCATCCATAGTTATTGAAGAGACTTCTTTTGAAGAGGCTCAGGAAATGGCACGGGAAATTGATCGTCAGAAAAAGAGAGAAGACCCGGAATACCAAGGTGCATTTCACGATCGCAAGAAAAGTTAA
- the pyrF gene encoding orotidine 5'-phosphate decarboxylase — MNRKQLFEQITKKKSYLCVGLDTDLEKIPKHLLKSDDPVFEFNKQIIDATKDYCVAYKPNTAFYEALGAKGWESLKKTLDYIPKDCFTIADAKRGDIGNTSSMYARAFFEQMSFDSITVAPYMGEDSVKPFLEFKDKWVILLIHTSNKGAEDFQLLETRDGKFLFEEVIFASQRWASADNMMYVVGATQADKIGEIRRLAPEHFFLVPGVGAQGGDLEAVSKAGLNQQCGLLVNSARAIIYASNKEDFADVAAREAKAVQQSMMRLLDENRW, encoded by the coding sequence ATGAACCGTAAACAGCTCTTTGAGCAAATCACCAAAAAGAAATCTTACCTCTGTGTCGGCCTGGATACAGACCTCGAGAAAATTCCTAAACATCTTCTGAAGTCTGACGATCCTGTTTTTGAATTCAACAAACAGATCATTGATGCCACAAAAGACTATTGTGTGGCCTACAAACCTAACACTGCTTTTTATGAAGCGTTGGGCGCCAAAGGCTGGGAGAGTTTGAAGAAAACACTTGACTATATACCAAAAGATTGCTTCACCATTGCAGATGCCAAGCGGGGAGATATTGGCAATACGTCATCAATGTATGCCCGGGCCTTTTTTGAGCAAATGAGTTTCGATTCGATCACGGTGGCACCCTATATGGGCGAAGACTCGGTGAAACCGTTCTTAGAATTCAAAGACAAGTGGGTGATCCTCCTCATTCATACATCTAATAAAGGCGCTGAAGATTTTCAGTTGCTTGAAACACGCGATGGAAAATTTCTTTTCGAAGAGGTGATCTTTGCATCGCAGCGCTGGGCGTCAGCAGATAACATGATGTATGTGGTGGGAGCTACCCAGGCAGATAAGATCGGGGAGATCAGGAGGCTTGCACCTGAACATTTTTTTCTTGTGCCGGGTGTCGGTGCTCAAGGCGGTGATCTGGAAGCAGTGTCAAAGGCAGGATTAAATCAGCAATGCGGATTGCTTGTGAATTCTGCACGGGCAATTATTTACGCTTCAAACAAAGAAGATTTTGCGGACGTGGCAGCGAGGGAAGCCAAAGCCGTGCAACAAAGTATGATGCGGCTGTTAGACGAGAATCGCTGGTAG
- a CDS encoding penicillin amidase has translation MRLIKVLFLFLLVNFSVAQTINPENIDIVRDKFGVPHIFGKTDAEVAYGLAWAHAEDDFNTIQQGAMVGKSMLGLHKGKEGATIDFIVKFLHCRELVESRYEQDISSEYKKLLQGYCDGINAFANAHQDKVLLKKLFPLAPKDMLTYSVLQLCISSGVDGALKRIFDGTIPLAQFAPTGSNGFAFNSKKTADGQTYLAINSHQPLEGPVSWYEAHLCSEEGWNILGALFPGSPTILHGCNEYLGWAHTVNNPDKLDVYQLEINPANKLQYKFDGKWESLTEETVRLHLKVMGITVSAKRKVYTSKYGPTLITDRGTFSIRTGALDEIRALEQWYKMNKAKNFTEFRNVMKMIAIPGYNVVYADRYDTIYYLSNGKIPVRNSAYNWKSTLPGNTSQTLWTEMYPLERLPQLINPSSGYLFNSNHTPFNASSTTDNLKTADYPAAMGFETHNNNRSLRFMELISQKDKVSYEDFKRIKYDIQLPSTFGYRMNIDTLFRLKPNDYPAISELITSLNSWDHKANVESTAATVFAVIYYYVTDQSRSGRAWGLTKAQCVDALTFTKEYLLKNFKKLDAPLGEYQKLVRGEKEVPLPGVPDVISSMLSVQHKDGKIRGQQGESYIELVRFTEQGPEIESVNCYGASNEPSSPHYADQMELFTQQKTKRMTLNKAEVYKTAERVYHPK, from the coding sequence ATGCGATTAATAAAAGTCCTTTTTCTTTTTTTGTTAGTTAATTTCTCAGTCGCGCAAACGATCAACCCTGAGAACATCGACATCGTCAGGGATAAATTCGGGGTGCCTCACATTTTTGGGAAGACCGATGCAGAAGTCGCGTATGGTTTAGCCTGGGCTCACGCAGAAGACGACTTCAATACTATTCAGCAAGGAGCCATGGTTGGCAAGTCAATGCTGGGCCTGCACAAAGGAAAAGAAGGAGCAACGATCGATTTCATTGTTAAGTTTTTGCACTGCCGTGAATTAGTGGAAAGTCGGTACGAACAAGACATTTCATCTGAATACAAAAAACTACTGCAAGGATATTGCGATGGTATTAACGCATTCGCAAATGCGCATCAGGATAAAGTCTTGTTAAAAAAACTTTTCCCTCTCGCACCGAAAGACATGCTAACGTACTCCGTACTTCAGCTTTGTATTTCATCAGGAGTGGATGGTGCGCTGAAAAGAATTTTTGACGGAACAATCCCGCTGGCGCAATTCGCTCCGACAGGAAGCAATGGTTTTGCATTCAATTCAAAAAAGACTGCAGACGGACAAACCTACCTGGCGATCAATTCGCATCAACCATTGGAGGGACCGGTTTCGTGGTACGAGGCGCATTTGTGCAGTGAGGAGGGGTGGAATATTCTTGGAGCACTGTTCCCGGGGTCACCCACTATTTTGCACGGATGCAATGAATACCTCGGTTGGGCTCATACGGTAAACAATCCGGATAAACTGGACGTCTATCAGTTAGAAATTAATCCTGCAAATAAACTGCAATACAAGTTTGACGGGAAGTGGGAATCATTAACAGAAGAGACCGTGCGACTCCACCTAAAGGTGATGGGCATCACTGTTTCTGCAAAACGGAAAGTATACACGAGCAAGTACGGACCTACCTTGATCACCGACAGAGGAACATTTTCCATTCGTACAGGAGCGCTCGATGAAATACGCGCACTTGAGCAGTGGTATAAAATGAACAAAGCAAAGAATTTCACGGAATTCAGAAATGTAATGAAGATGATAGCCATTCCAGGTTACAACGTGGTATATGCCGATCGTTACGACACTATTTATTACTTAAGCAACGGGAAAATTCCGGTACGCAATTCAGCCTACAATTGGAAATCGACACTGCCTGGAAATACTTCGCAAACACTTTGGACAGAGATGTATCCTTTGGAAAGGCTCCCACAATTGATCAACCCTTCCAGTGGGTATTTGTTTAACAGCAACCATACCCCATTCAATGCATCTTCGACAACTGATAATCTGAAGACTGCGGATTATCCTGCCGCCATGGGTTTTGAAACGCATAACAACAACCGGAGTCTGCGTTTTATGGAATTGATCAGCCAAAAGGATAAAGTCAGTTATGAAGATTTTAAGCGAATAAAATATGACATTCAGCTTCCATCGACATTTGGCTACCGAATGAACATCGACACATTGTTTCGCTTGAAGCCGAATGATTATCCAGCGATTTCTGAATTGATTACTTCATTGAATTCATGGGATCATAAAGCTAACGTGGAGAGTACAGCTGCTACCGTGTTTGCAGTCATCTATTATTATGTCACAGATCAGAGTCGTTCTGGTCGCGCCTGGGGGTTGACGAAAGCACAATGTGTTGATGCGCTCACTTTCACGAAAGAATACCTCTTAAAGAATTTCAAAAAACTGGATGCACCGCTTGGCGAGTATCAAAAACTGGTACGCGGAGAGAAAGAGGTACCATTGCCAGGCGTGCCTGATGTAATTTCATCGATGCTCAGTGTTCAGCATAAAGACGGAAAGATCAGAGGACAGCAAGGTGAGTCTTATATTGAATTGGTGCGGTTTACAGAACAAGGGCCTGAGATTGAAAGCGTGAATTGCTACGGGGCATCCAATGAACCTTCCAGTCCGCACTATGCCGACCAGATGGAACTTTTCACCCAGCAGAAAACAAAACGGATGACCTTGAACAAAGCGGAGGTTTACAAAACTGCTGAGCGGGTCTACCATCCAAAATGA
- a CDS encoding SAM-dependent methyltransferase produces the protein MTKISGTIFLKRGREASVKRFHPWVFSGAIQSTEGKPEDGDWVEVKDAQKETLGFGHYQKGTITVRLLSFSKETPSEKIYSQKIASAFQQRILTRVINEQTNCYRLVHGEGDGLPGLIVDVYNGAVVMQAHSIGMNNDRELVANAIKESLTTNVHSIYYKSQSTLGVKTENEYLLGMSGVPHVVTEHGNKFFVDWEEGQKTGFFLDQRENRKLLGQMSEGFSVLNTFCYTGGFSVYALNAGASLVHSVDASEKAIALTRKNIELNGFDPLQHECHTADTFDFLKDKKDKYDVIILDPPAFAKHKDARHQAMKGYQRLNAEAMKMIKPNGILFTFSCSQVVDKQLFYDTVVSSAIQAGREIKVLQHLCQPGDHPVSIYHPEGEYLKGLVLYVA, from the coding sequence ATGACCAAAATTTCCGGAACAATTTTTCTTAAACGCGGTCGTGAAGCCTCCGTAAAGAGATTTCATCCGTGGGTTTTTTCAGGCGCAATTCAATCAACTGAAGGTAAACCGGAAGATGGGGATTGGGTAGAAGTAAAAGATGCGCAAAAAGAAACACTCGGATTTGGTCACTATCAAAAGGGAACGATCACGGTCAGGTTACTATCATTTTCAAAAGAGACACCATCCGAAAAAATATACAGTCAAAAAATAGCAAGCGCATTTCAACAACGAATACTCACTCGCGTAATCAATGAACAAACCAACTGTTACCGTCTTGTGCATGGTGAAGGTGACGGATTGCCGGGATTGATTGTTGACGTTTATAACGGTGCAGTAGTGATGCAAGCCCATAGCATCGGGATGAACAACGACCGGGAACTCGTGGCAAATGCAATCAAAGAGTCGCTCACAACCAATGTCCACTCTATCTATTACAAAAGTCAAAGTACCCTGGGCGTAAAAACTGAAAATGAATACCTGCTGGGCATGAGCGGTGTACCTCACGTAGTGACAGAACACGGAAATAAATTCTTTGTTGATTGGGAGGAAGGGCAGAAGACCGGGTTCTTTCTTGACCAACGTGAGAACAGGAAATTGCTTGGGCAAATGTCAGAAGGTTTTTCTGTTCTGAATACCTTTTGCTACACCGGAGGTTTCTCTGTTTATGCATTGAATGCAGGGGCATCTTTGGTTCATTCTGTTGATGCTTCCGAAAAGGCGATTGCGCTCACGCGAAAAAACATCGAGCTAAATGGGTTTGATCCGCTACAACACGAATGTCATACCGCTGACACCTTTGATTTTCTGAAAGACAAGAAAGATAAATACGATGTCATCATCCTGGATCCTCCTGCGTTTGCGAAGCACAAAGATGCACGGCACCAGGCGATGAAGGGATACCAGCGACTCAATGCCGAAGCAATGAAAATGATCAAACCGAATGGCATTTTGTTCACTTTCTCTTGTTCGCAGGTTGTCGACAAGCAATTGTTTTATGACACCGTAGTGTCCTCAGCTATTCAGGCGGGAAGAGAAATAAAAGTACTGCAGCATTTGTGCCAGCCCGGCGACCACCCGGTGTCGATCTATCACCCGGAAGGAGAATACCTGAAAGGCCTGGTCCTTTACGTAGCATAG
- a CDS encoding ABC transporter permease — protein sequence MLKNQLRIALRNLLKNKLYISINVLGMGIAIACCIIAFFNYDFNVGFDRNHKNASTIYRVGSIRVFQNEETAWGHAPIALGNAIKQNFPDVNEVVRYSPGGGNFRIGTELFNSDLEYVDPAFFKIFTFEFVEGDGAIKDMGQIVISDELAQKYYGKEKALGKPLTQVLDSGKTKEYVISGVFKKQPANSSFFGQAYAFYDNAFVGNRDPKYNENSWYFRNTLFVQIKDASRVAAIQQNLKPYVENNNKVREDFILKSFLVEPFEGMGVRDSYSEKPGTWTRDGSPIAAVVGLAVMAVFVLLIACFNLTNTAVAISSRRLKEIGIRKVMGSTRKSLIVQFIGETTLICFIALVFGVLIGEVFLLPAFNKLWPDLKLVTDYWGSPNFMIFMGITLLFTGLLAGGYPAFYISRFQPVAILKGTQKFGGTNWITRSLLCLQFIISLSGIVSSFAFTDNAKYQREFDMGFNRDGLVFTNINGRSEYETYRNALMGNKDIISIAGTQNHLYASGFSDPIKHEGKEIEVDILDVSADYIKTVDLVLKEGRDFEPESETDRKESVIITEGLARKLGMKEAIGKEIVWSDTVKYYVVGVVRDIYNNGLWEKMDPIMFRYGRKNNVNHILVKAPADKLVEINKYMEAKWKEIFPNKLYNGRFMNAEMVEADTVNGNLVIMFVFLGIVALVLSATGLFTLVSLNIIKKMKEIGVRKVLGASTGNITRVINLEFVIILTVACLLGGPMGWYLSSALMDSIWDYYQSATIMSMIISAAILFIASALSIGYKVYTTTKLNPANVLRDE from the coding sequence ATGCTTAAAAACCAACTCCGTATTGCACTACGCAACTTGTTGAAGAACAAGCTGTACATTTCCATTAACGTCCTCGGTATGGGGATCGCCATTGCTTGTTGCATCATTGCTTTTTTCAATTATGATTTTAATGTCGGCTTTGACCGCAATCATAAAAATGCATCTACTATTTACCGGGTGGGTTCTATCCGGGTATTTCAGAATGAAGAGACAGCCTGGGGTCATGCGCCTATCGCGTTGGGAAATGCAATCAAGCAAAATTTCCCTGACGTCAACGAAGTAGTACGCTACTCCCCTGGTGGTGGAAATTTTCGTATTGGCACGGAGCTCTTCAACAGCGATTTGGAATATGTTGACCCTGCATTCTTCAAGATTTTTACCTTCGAGTTTGTTGAAGGCGATGGCGCCATCAAAGACATGGGCCAGATCGTCATCAGTGACGAGCTTGCTCAAAAATATTACGGCAAGGAAAAAGCCCTGGGCAAACCGTTGACGCAAGTGCTCGACAGCGGAAAAACGAAAGAATATGTCATCAGCGGGGTGTTTAAAAAGCAGCCCGCCAACTCCAGCTTCTTCGGACAGGCGTATGCCTTCTACGACAATGCCTTTGTAGGCAACCGCGATCCGAAATACAATGAGAACAGCTGGTACTTCAGAAATACATTGTTTGTGCAGATCAAAGACGCCTCACGGGTAGCAGCGATCCAGCAAAACCTGAAGCCATATGTGGAGAACAACAACAAAGTTCGCGAAGACTTTATCCTCAAGTCTTTCCTGGTAGAACCTTTTGAAGGCATGGGCGTGCGCGACAGTTACAGTGAGAAACCCGGCACATGGACGCGTGATGGCTCTCCGATCGCTGCCGTGGTGGGACTGGCCGTGATGGCGGTTTTTGTTTTGTTGATTGCCTGCTTCAATCTTACGAATACAGCTGTAGCTATCTCATCGCGAAGATTGAAAGAGATTGGTATCCGCAAAGTCATGGGCAGCACGCGAAAAAGCCTTATTGTCCAGTTCATCGGTGAAACAACTTTGATATGTTTTATAGCCCTGGTGTTTGGTGTGTTGATCGGTGAGGTTTTCCTCTTGCCTGCGTTCAATAAATTGTGGCCAGATCTTAAACTTGTTACTGACTACTGGGGCAGTCCCAATTTCATGATCTTCATGGGAATCACTCTGCTATTCACAGGACTGTTGGCGGGCGGGTATCCTGCTTTTTACATCAGTCGGTTTCAGCCCGTAGCCATCTTGAAAGGGACGCAGAAGTTTGGTGGTACTAACTGGATCACACGCAGCCTCCTTTGCCTTCAGTTTATCATCTCACTTTCCGGTATCGTCAGCAGTTTTGCATTTACAGACAACGCCAAATACCAACGCGAGTTTGACATGGGCTTTAACCGCGATGGTCTTGTTTTCACGAATATCAATGGCCGTTCGGAATATGAAACGTATCGCAATGCACTGATGGGCAATAAGGACATCATCTCGATCGCGGGCACGCAAAACCACTTGTATGCCTCGGGTTTCAGTGACCCCATTAAACATGAAGGCAAAGAAATTGAAGTAGATATTCTTGATGTGAGTGCGGACTACATCAAAACGGTAGATTTGGTTTTAAAAGAAGGTCGTGATTTTGAACCTGAATCAGAGACTGACCGGAAAGAATCAGTAATCATCACGGAAGGTCTTGCACGGAAACTGGGAATGAAAGAAGCCATCGGTAAGGAAATCGTCTGGAGTGATACGGTGAAATATTATGTCGTAGGTGTTGTCCGCGACATCTACAACAATGGCTTGTGGGAAAAGATGGACCCGATCATGTTCCGCTACGGCCGCAAGAATAACGTGAACCATATCCTGGTGAAAGCGCCCGCGGATAAGCTGGTGGAGATAAACAAATACATGGAGGCAAAGTGGAAAGAAATATTCCCCAACAAATTATACAACGGTCGTTTCATGAATGCGGAAATGGTGGAAGCTGATACAGTCAACGGTAATCTCGTAATCATGTTTGTATTTCTCGGCATCGTGGCGCTCGTACTGTCAGCCACAGGATTGTTCACACTGGTTTCTTTGAACATTATCAAAAAGATGAAAGAGATTGGTGTACGCAAAGTACTTGGCGCTTCTACCGGAAACATAACCCGGGTGATCAACCTGGAGTTTGTGATCATCCTCACTGTTGCCTGTCTGTTGGGGGGGCCAATGGGTTGGTATTTATCATCTGCATTGATGGACAGTATTTGGGATTACTACCAGTCAGCAACGATTATGTCTATGATTATTTCTGCAGCTATTCTATTTATTGCCTCCGCCTTATCGATAGGCTACAAAGTTTACACGACAACCAAATTAAATCCCGCCAATGTACTGCGGGATGAATAG
- the degP/Q gene encoding serine protease, translating to MKNFASLVLAAVLGSVITVAGYQWLGKEKGSVKVEHIEGLPTSQVAYRLNEKGEMVPLDFTATAEKVTNAVVHIRSKQSSGSRESNDPVQQYFFGPNGTQRMPSVSSGSGVIINADGYIVTNNHVVQDADVVDVTLHDNRSFKAEVIGTDPDTDLALLKISQKDLPYLPFVNSDNAKVGEWVLAVGNPFNLTSTVTAGIISAKGRNINIINSNPGRNAEEGNTAIESFIQTDAAINPGNSGGALVNLDGGLLGINTAIASPTGSYSGYGFAIPSDIVSKVVEDLLAFGTVQRGWLGIQVTSINSDLAKEVGLNLNEGAYVSGFGNMADKSAARQAGIKEGDVIVKLDETTIKSSTALIEYIGRKRPGDKINVTLDRKGKTLTIPVTLRNRDGVIGAVKRAEKDIVTSLGMELKDLDEKKLESLDLSSGVEVKALTSGKIQKTTDIRQGFIITHLDDKPVKSADQVSELLKKKKPGDQVTLAGVYPDYPREYLYAFRF from the coding sequence ATGAAAAATTTTGCATCTCTTGTGCTGGCTGCCGTTCTCGGTAGCGTGATTACTGTGGCAGGATACCAATGGTTGGGTAAAGAGAAAGGTAGTGTAAAAGTAGAACACATCGAAGGATTGCCCACATCGCAGGTAGCTTACCGTCTCAATGAAAAAGGTGAAATGGTTCCGCTGGATTTCACCGCTACTGCTGAAAAAGTAACGAACGCGGTTGTCCATATCCGTTCGAAGCAATCCAGCGGCTCACGTGAATCAAATGATCCTGTTCAACAATATTTTTTCGGCCCGAATGGAACACAACGAATGCCGAGTGTGAGCTCTGGTTCCGGTGTCATCATCAATGCTGACGGGTACATCGTAACTAACAATCACGTGGTGCAAGACGCGGACGTGGTTGATGTGACTTTACATGACAATCGCTCATTCAAAGCCGAAGTAATTGGTACGGATCCTGACACAGACTTGGCATTGCTTAAGATCAGTCAGAAGGATTTGCCTTATCTGCCATTTGTCAACTCAGACAATGCCAAAGTGGGTGAGTGGGTATTAGCCGTAGGCAACCCGTTCAATTTAACTTCAACGGTAACTGCCGGAATAATCAGCGCCAAAGGCCGCAACATCAATATCATCAATTCAAACCCGGGCCGTAATGCTGAAGAAGGCAACACGGCTATTGAATCGTTCATTCAAACAGATGCTGCGATCAATCCCGGCAACAGCGGAGGAGCTTTGGTAAATCTTGACGGAGGTTTGTTGGGAATTAATACCGCTATTGCGAGCCCTACCGGTTCCTATTCGGGATATGGATTTGCAATTCCGTCTGATATAGTGAGTAAAGTGGTTGAAGACCTGCTTGCATTTGGTACTGTGCAGCGCGGATGGTTGGGAATTCAGGTGACCAGCATCAACAGCGATCTTGCTAAAGAGGTTGGACTGAATCTGAATGAGGGTGCTTATGTGAGCGGCTTTGGCAACATGGCTGATAAGAGTGCGGCAAGACAAGCAGGCATTAAGGAGGGTGATGTAATTGTGAAGCTGGATGAAACAACAATCAAGTCAAGTACAGCGTTGATTGAATACATCGGTCGTAAGCGGCCGGGAGATAAAATAAATGTGACACTGGACCGCAAAGGAAAGACATTGACCATTCCGGTAACGTTGAGAAACAGGGATGGCGTAATCGGAGCGGTTAAGCGTGCCGAAAAAGACATAGTCACTTCACTGGGAATGGAATTGAAAGACTTGGACGAGAAAAAGCTGGAATCCCTCGATTTATCCTCAGGTGTAGAAGTGAAGGCGCTTACGAGTGGGAAAATCCAAAAAACAACGGATATTCGTCAAGGATTTATCATTACACATTTGGACGACAAACCGGTAAAGTCGGCTGATCAGGTCAGCGAGCTTCTCAAAAAGAAGAAACCTGGCGACCAGGTGACCCTGGCGGGTGTTTACCCCGACTACCCCCGCGAGTATCTATATGCATTCAGGTTCTAA
- the pyrC1 gene encoding dihydroorotase, with translation MNSTLILNAKVVNEGKVFESDVLIKNQRIEKIGKDLQAAQASQVIDAEGKLLLPGAIDDQVHFREPGLTHKGNIYSESRAAIAGGVTSFMEMPNTVPPTFTHELLEQKYQIASKNSIANYSFFIGASNDNLEEVLKTDIRKVCGLKIFMGSSTGNLLVDNEKTLEGFFSKFPALIATHCEHEPTIRKNTEEFKNKFGENIPISEHPHIRSEEACYLSSSFAVGLAKKYGTKLHILHISTAREISLFDNSIPLGKKKITAEACVHHLWFNDSDYEKLGTRIKWNPAIKTKTDQQAILQAVLDNKIDVIATDHAPHTLDEKNNSYFKAPSGGPLVQHSLVAMLEFYHQGKIKLEKVVEKMSHHPAILFQIENRGFIREGYYADLVLVNPEKPWTVGKENILAHCGWSPFEGQKFKSSIEKTWVCGNLVYDNGLIIEGNQGMRLLFSR, from the coding sequence ATGAACTCAACTCTCATTCTTAACGCGAAGGTAGTCAACGAAGGCAAAGTCTTCGAAAGCGATGTACTAATCAAAAACCAGCGAATCGAAAAGATCGGCAAAGACCTGCAAGCAGCACAGGCAAGCCAGGTAATTGACGCTGAGGGAAAACTGCTGCTACCCGGTGCCATCGATGACCAGGTGCATTTCAGGGAACCAGGCCTTACGCACAAGGGCAATATTTACTCGGAATCAAGGGCTGCAATTGCCGGTGGCGTAACCAGCTTTATGGAGATGCCTAATACTGTACCCCCAACCTTTACACATGAGCTGCTGGAGCAGAAATATCAAATCGCTTCAAAAAATTCCATAGCCAATTATTCATTTTTCATAGGCGCATCCAACGACAACCTGGAAGAAGTTTTAAAAACAGACATCAGAAAAGTTTGCGGACTGAAAATTTTCATGGGCTCGTCTACCGGTAATTTGCTCGTAGACAATGAAAAAACGCTGGAAGGATTTTTTTCAAAATTTCCTGCGTTGATTGCCACACACTGCGAACATGAGCCCACCATCAGAAAAAATACAGAAGAGTTCAAAAATAAATTTGGGGAGAATATTCCGATAAGCGAGCATCCCCACATCCGAAGTGAAGAAGCGTGCTATCTGTCCTCTTCCTTCGCTGTCGGATTAGCAAAGAAATACGGCACAAAACTGCACATCCTCCACATCTCAACAGCCCGAGAGATTTCTCTTTTTGACAATTCCATTCCATTGGGGAAAAAGAAAATTACGGCTGAGGCTTGTGTCCATCACTTGTGGTTTAATGATTCGGACTACGAAAAGCTCGGTACACGAATCAAATGGAATCCTGCCATAAAGACCAAGACTGATCAGCAGGCAATTTTACAAGCGGTGCTCGACAACAAAATTGATGTCATTGCTACTGACCATGCTCCTCATACGCTGGACGAAAAAAACAACTCATACTTCAAGGCACCATCGGGCGGGCCACTGGTTCAGCATAGTTTAGTGGCCATGCTCGAATTCTATCATCAGGGGAAAATCAAACTAGAAAAGGTCGTAGAGAAAATGAGCCACCATCCTGCGATTTTGTTTCAAATTGAAAATCGGGGGTTCATCCGCGAAGGGTATTATGCAGATCTGGTCCTGGTAAACCCCGAGAAGCCCTGGACGGTAGGCAAAGAAAACATCCTCGCCCATTGCGGTTGGTCTCCTTTTGAAGGCCAAAAATTCAAATCTTCTATTGAAAAAACCTGGGTATGCGGCAACTTAGTTTATGACAATGGCCTGATTATCGAAGGAAATCAAGGGATGCGATTGCTCTTTTCGAGGTAG